In Fretibacterium sp. OH1220_COT-178, one DNA window encodes the following:
- a CDS encoding FecCD family ABC transporter permease: protein MGSRTSETPDIRAAYERRSRRKAGMLAAGVGAVLMMGLYFTTLGVADTSFAQVLRALSAWVGGRLDSGGAESAAYKIVVLMRLPRIAMAVLAGAALAVSGVGMQAVTGNALVSPFTIGISAAAAFGASMCIVFGSGTLVGGKVGIVLCAFAASLLCVALVYGISKKVGMAPETIVLTGIALNYFFSALTSTVEFFAQEHRLAAVVHWTFGTFNGTTWGEVGAAFPFVAVCCCAVHRVALKLDAIASGDDELVRSLGIDPEAVRMFVGVASVLMTAAVISFTGVIGFVGLLAPHIARLLFGGDHRFLIPFSAVCGALLLLAADAVGKTVLAPVSVPVGIVVSFLGVPLFIHLILSGRRRARRC from the coding sequence ATGGGTTCGAGGACTAGCGAGACGCCGGACATCCGGGCCGCCTACGAGCGCCGCAGCCGCCGCAAGGCCGGGATGCTGGCGGCGGGCGTAGGCGCCGTGCTGATGATGGGGCTCTATTTCACGACCCTGGGCGTTGCCGACACGAGCTTTGCCCAGGTGCTGCGGGCGCTCTCCGCTTGGGTCGGGGGGCGTCTCGACTCCGGCGGCGCGGAGTCCGCGGCGTACAAGATCGTCGTCCTGATGCGCCTGCCGAGGATCGCCATGGCGGTCCTCGCCGGCGCCGCCCTTGCGGTCTCGGGCGTGGGGATGCAGGCGGTCACGGGCAACGCGCTCGTGAGCCCCTTCACCATCGGTATATCGGCGGCGGCCGCGTTCGGGGCCTCGATGTGCATCGTCTTCGGCTCGGGGACCCTCGTGGGCGGCAAGGTCGGCATCGTCCTGTGCGCGTTCGCCGCGTCCCTTTTGTGCGTCGCCCTGGTCTACGGCATCTCGAAGAAGGTGGGCATGGCGCCCGAGACGATCGTACTGACGGGGATCGCGCTCAACTACTTCTTCAGCGCGCTGACGTCCACGGTGGAGTTCTTCGCCCAGGAGCACCGCCTGGCGGCGGTGGTCCACTGGACGTTCGGGACGTTCAACGGGACGACCTGGGGCGAGGTCGGGGCCGCCTTTCCGTTCGTCGCAGTCTGCTGCTGCGCCGTCCATCGCGTGGCGCTGAAGCTCGACGCGATCGCCTCGGGGGACGACGAGCTGGTCCGGAGCCTGGGGATCGATCCCGAGGCGGTTCGCATGTTCGTGGGGGTCGCGTCGGTCCTGATGACCGCCGCGGTGATCAGCTTCACGGGGGTCATCGGCTTCGTCGGGCTCCTGGCGCCGCACATCGCCAGGCTGCTGTTCGGGGGCGACCACCGCTTTCTGATCCCCTTCTCGGCCGTGTGCGGGGCGCTGCTGCTGCTGGCCGCGGACGCCGTCGGAAAGACGGTGCTCGCGCCGGTGAGCGTTCCGGTCGGGATCGTGGTCTCCTTTCTGGGCGTGCCGCTCTTCATCCATTTGATCCTGAGCGGGCGCAGGAGGGCGCGGCGATGCTGA
- a CDS encoding ABC transporter substrate-binding protein: MKGKIGVRLVVSWLAVLVWTCVAQAATQTVKDSIGREVEIPDPVTRAVVANAYNTEIINAIGALDRVVGVDYNIYQDKESWRNRFSENQVIGKSQRELNYEKIVELAPEVLILTGNGAYEEAERQLGNFGIKVLVVDAYYTDQFARNCALLGRIFGRDAEARELADYFTSKLDYIRTRLEGVKKKTLYFEYRRIGNTTIPGNYFFNMIEFSGADNVFKTSKNVEVDPEAVVAKNPEAIVKVSAPNVYSSYYPPTREEHEAIRKELTGRPGWDEIDAVKNGRILLLSHYVHGGASKLVGTMYVAKFLYPDLLPDLHPEQVFRDWLVKYQKLDYIEGHAYPAYGFED, from the coding sequence ATGAAGGGAAAGATCGGAGTGAGGCTGGTCGTCTCCTGGCTGGCGGTCCTGGTGTGGACCTGCGTCGCCCAGGCGGCGACCCAGACGGTGAAGGACAGCATCGGGCGCGAGGTGGAGATACCGGACCCCGTGACCCGGGCGGTCGTGGCCAACGCGTACAACACGGAGATCATCAACGCGATCGGCGCGCTCGACCGCGTGGTCGGCGTGGACTACAACATCTATCAGGACAAGGAGTCCTGGAGGAACCGCTTCTCGGAGAATCAGGTGATCGGAAAGAGCCAGAGGGAGCTGAACTACGAGAAGATCGTCGAGCTCGCGCCCGAGGTGCTGATCCTGACGGGCAACGGCGCCTACGAGGAGGCCGAGCGCCAGCTCGGGAACTTCGGGATCAAGGTCCTGGTGGTCGACGCGTACTACACCGACCAGTTCGCCCGGAACTGCGCGCTGCTTGGCCGCATCTTCGGACGGGACGCGGAGGCGCGGGAGCTCGCGGACTACTTCACGAGCAAGCTCGACTACATCCGGACGAGGCTCGAGGGCGTGAAGAAGAAGACGCTCTATTTCGAGTATCGGAGGATCGGGAACACGACGATCCCGGGCAACTACTTTTTCAATATGATCGAGTTCTCCGGCGCGGACAACGTCTTCAAGACGTCGAAGAACGTCGAGGTGGACCCCGAGGCGGTGGTCGCGAAGAACCCCGAGGCCATCGTCAAGGTCTCCGCGCCGAACGTGTACTCGTCCTACTACCCGCCCACCCGGGAGGAGCACGAGGCCATCAGGAAGGAGCTGACGGGCCGGCCCGGCTGGGACGAGATCGACGCGGTGAAGAACGGCCGCATCCTGCTGCTGTCGCACTACGTCCACGGCGGGGCCTCCAAGCTGGTGGGGACGATGTACGTGGCGAAGTTCCTCTATCCCGACCTGCTGCCGGACCTGCATCCCGAGCAGGTGTTCCGCGACTGGCTCGTGAAGTACCAGAAGCTGGACTACATCGAAGGGCACGCCTATCCCGCTTATGGGTTCGAGGACTAG
- a CDS encoding ROK family protein has translation MAFYLGVDIGGTNIKAGVVDGSGAIVGEADLPTGADRPQEVVFGDIVEAVGRAVAASGVARAEIRAAGVGCPGTVVPESGVVAYNNNLGWRNFPLGKLLSEALSLPVRVENDANAAALGEVCAGSAKGASSAMILTLGTGVGSGFVVDGRIWTGWNSAASEFGHMVIVRGGRPCTCGRLGCLEAYASATGLIALTREAMAAHPKSLMNALAGEEGRVGGHTSFVAAERGDAAAARVVDEYVDCLACGVANIVNGLQPEVVSLGGGVGKQGERLLGPLRRKVFAEVYGGCGERSTRLVSCTLGYKAGLIGAAMAAMQNAGD, from the coding sequence GTGGCTTTTTACCTTGGGGTGGACATTGGCGGGACCAACATCAAGGCGGGTGTGGTCGATGGGTCGGGGGCCATCGTCGGGGAGGCGGACCTGCCGACGGGGGCCGACCGGCCTCAGGAGGTGGTCTTCGGGGACATCGTGGAGGCTGTCGGCCGGGCCGTTGCCGCGTCCGGCGTTGCGCGCGCGGAGATCCGGGCGGCGGGGGTCGGGTGTCCCGGCACGGTGGTTCCCGAATCGGGAGTGGTGGCTTACAACAACAATCTGGGCTGGCGTAACTTTCCTTTGGGAAAGCTGCTCTCCGAAGCGCTCTCCCTGCCCGTCCGCGTGGAGAACGACGCCAACGCGGCGGCCTTGGGCGAGGTCTGCGCGGGCAGCGCCAAGGGGGCGTCGAGCGCCATGATTCTGACCCTGGGCACGGGCGTGGGGTCGGGGTTCGTCGTCGACGGACGCATCTGGACGGGCTGGAACTCCGCCGCAAGCGAATTCGGGCACATGGTGATCGTCCGGGGCGGCCGGCCCTGCACCTGCGGGCGCCTCGGCTGTCTCGAGGCCTACGCCTCGGCGACGGGGCTGATCGCCCTGACGCGCGAGGCCATGGCCGCGCATCCGAAGAGCCTCATGAACGCCCTGGCCGGGGAGGAGGGGCGGGTCGGAGGCCATACGTCCTTCGTCGCCGCGGAGCGGGGAGATGCGGCGGCCGCGCGCGTGGTGGACGAGTACGTGGATTGCCTGGCCTGCGGCGTGGCGAACATCGTCAACGGGCTCCAGCCCGAGGTCGTCAGCCTGGGCGGGGGTGTGGGCAAGCAGGGCGAACGCCTGCTGGGGCCCCTGCGCCGTAAGGTCTTTGCCGAGGTCTACGGTGGCTGCGGCGAGCGTTCGACCCGTTTGGTGAGCTGCACTCTGGGCTACAAGGCGGGCCTGATCGGAGCGGCCATGGCCGCGATGCAGAATGCGGGGGACTGA
- the hemB gene encoding porphobilinogen synthase translates to MILRPRRLRRTAAIRDMVKETRLSPSMLVYPVFVREGRNIAEEIPAMPGQMRYSPDTFPRILERVAEAGVGAVLLFGVPEHKDEIGSQAWAEQGVIQQALAVGRRHFPDIIFIGDVCLCEYTSHGHCGVLKGETVDNDPTLELLARTAVSQAQAGADVVAPSDMMDGRVGAIRSALDGAGFEDTLILSYAVKYASAFYGPFREAAGSAPAFGDRRSYQMDPRNVREALREAQLDVDEGADMIMVKPGLPYLDVLRAVKERSCVPVGAYSVSGEYSMIKAAAERGWVDEERAVSEAAVCLVRAGADVLVTYHALSLAEWIREGRL, encoded by the coding sequence ATGATCTTGAGGCCCAGGAGGCTGCGGCGCACGGCCGCCATCCGCGATATGGTGAAGGAGACGAGGCTCTCGCCGTCCATGCTCGTGTATCCCGTGTTCGTCCGGGAGGGGAGGAACATCGCCGAGGAGATCCCCGCGATGCCGGGGCAGATGCGCTACAGCCCGGACACGTTTCCGCGCATTCTGGAACGCGTGGCCGAGGCAGGGGTCGGGGCCGTGCTGCTCTTCGGCGTTCCGGAGCACAAGGACGAAATCGGAAGCCAGGCCTGGGCGGAACAGGGCGTGATCCAACAAGCTCTGGCGGTGGGAAGACGGCATTTTCCCGACATCATTTTTATCGGCGACGTCTGCCTTTGCGAGTACACGTCGCACGGGCACTGCGGGGTGCTGAAGGGGGAGACCGTCGACAACGATCCGACGCTCGAGCTTCTGGCCCGGACGGCCGTGTCGCAGGCGCAGGCCGGGGCCGACGTGGTGGCGCCGTCCGACATGATGGACGGCCGGGTCGGTGCGATCCGCTCCGCCCTCGACGGGGCGGGGTTCGAGGACACGCTGATCCTCTCCTACGCGGTGAAGTACGCCTCGGCGTTCTACGGCCCGTTCCGCGAGGCCGCGGGCTCGGCACCGGCGTTCGGGGACAGGAGGAGCTACCAGATGGATCCCCGAAACGTCCGGGAGGCGCTGAGGGAGGCCCAGCTGGACGTGGACGAGGGCGCGGACATGATCATGGTCAAGCCGGGGCTTCCGTATCTGGACGTGCTCCGGGCGGTCAAGGAGCGGAGCTGCGTCCCCGTGGGCGCGTACTCCGTCAGCGGCGAGTACTCCATGATCAAGGCGGCGGCCGAGCGGGGCTGGGTGGACGAGGAGCGCGCCGTGTCCGAGGCCGCGGTCTGCCTGGTGCGGGCCGGAGCGGACGTCCTGGTCACATACCATGCGCTGTCCCTGGCGGAGTGGATACGGGAGGGCCGGCTGTAG
- the cobA gene encoding uroporphyrinogen-III C-methyltransferase codes for MDQRGRTGKVWLVGAGPGDAGLLTLRGREVLERAEVVVFDRLVGSGLFSLFPERAERVDVGKRGGCHPVPQEEIEAILVDRALAGRRVVRLKGGDSFLFGRGGEEIEALLEHDIPFEVVPGVTSALAVPACAGIPVTHRGLSSSVHVITAHTRAGELPPLDFEAMARLKGTLVFLMGVGAAGEICSRLVKAGMPGATPAAAVERGTTARQRLLAGTLESLPERIRASGIRPPAVLVVGETVTLADRLGWRDRLPLSGVRVLVTRPRERSGRLARMLRDAGAEVLEFPCICTETLPGPLPRIGGAGWIVFTSAAGVESFFALLAEEGRDVREIGDARVAAVGPATRDALRARGLRVDYVPEVCDGAHLADGLADRARGGDVLLLRAETGAPGLSEGLKARGVPFREHSVYRTRCAAAGLPSLDFDAAVFTSASTVRGLADCLPDGWDRGGFRAVCIGEMTARAAAEAGFSNVTTAAAATLEALIEATIRTTVKTRNEGEDL; via the coding sequence ATGGATCAGCGGGGACGTACGGGCAAGGTCTGGCTCGTCGGGGCCGGTCCGGGCGATGCGGGGCTGCTGACCCTTCGGGGACGGGAGGTCCTGGAGCGCGCGGAGGTGGTGGTCTTCGACCGCCTTGTGGGTTCGGGGCTCTTCTCGCTCTTTCCCGAGCGGGCCGAGCGGGTGGACGTGGGAAAGCGGGGCGGGTGCCATCCGGTGCCGCAGGAGGAGATCGAGGCGATCCTGGTGGATCGGGCCCTGGCGGGCAGGCGGGTCGTCCGCCTCAAGGGCGGGGACTCGTTTCTGTTCGGCCGCGGCGGGGAGGAGATCGAGGCGCTGCTCGAACACGACATCCCGTTCGAGGTGGTGCCGGGCGTGACCTCGGCGCTCGCCGTCCCGGCCTGTGCCGGGATCCCGGTGACGCACCGGGGGCTCTCGTCGTCGGTCCACGTCATCACGGCCCACACGCGGGCCGGGGAGCTCCCGCCCCTGGACTTCGAGGCGATGGCCCGTCTGAAGGGCACGCTGGTCTTCCTCATGGGGGTGGGCGCCGCCGGGGAGATCTGCTCCCGGCTCGTTAAGGCCGGGATGCCCGGCGCCACGCCCGCCGCGGCGGTCGAGCGCGGGACCACGGCGCGCCAGCGTCTGCTGGCCGGGACCCTCGAGTCCCTGCCCGAGCGCATTCGAGCCTCGGGGATCCGCCCGCCCGCCGTGCTCGTCGTGGGGGAGACGGTGACCCTGGCCGATCGGCTCGGCTGGCGGGACCGTCTCCCTCTCTCGGGCGTCCGGGTGCTCGTCACGCGCCCCAGGGAGCGCTCCGGCCGGCTGGCCCGGATGCTGCGGGACGCGGGCGCGGAGGTCCTGGAGTTCCCCTGCATTTGCACGGAGACCCTGCCGGGGCCCCTGCCCCGGATCGGGGGGGCGGGTTGGATCGTGTTCACCAGCGCGGCGGGGGTGGAGTCCTTCTTCGCTCTGCTCGCGGAGGAGGGGCGCGACGTGCGGGAGATCGGGGACGCGCGCGTGGCGGCCGTCGGGCCGGCGACGCGCGACGCGCTCAGGGCGCGCGGGCTGCGCGTCGACTACGTTCCGGAGGTCTGCGACGGAGCGCATCTGGCCGATGGGCTGGCCGACCGGGCGCGCGGGGGGGACGTGCTGCTGCTGCGGGCGGAGACGGGGGCGCCGGGCCTCTCGGAGGGTCTGAAGGCGCGCGGCGTGCCCTTTCGGGAGCATTCCGTCTACCGCACGCGGTGTGCGGCGGCGGGGCTTCCGTCCCTGGATTTCGACGCGGCGGTCTTCACCAGCGCGTCCACCGTGAGGGGGCTTGCCGACTGCCTGCCGGACGGCTGGGATCGCGGCGGCTTCAGGGCCGTCTGCATCGGGGAGATGACGGCCCGTGCGGCCGCGGAGGCGGGGTTTTCCAATGTGACGACGGCAGCAGCCGCCACGCTCGAGGCTCTGATTGAGGCGACAATCAGGACGACAGTCAAGACGAGGAACGAGGGGGAGGATTTGTGA
- the hemC gene encoding hydroxymethylbilane synthase, which produces MRRVRVGSRKSPLAVAQTRLVMEAVRARHPDLEIELVTIQTTGDVNMKPFSEASDPFGIKGLFTQELEEALLRGEIDFAVHSLKDLPMRQDERLPLVALSCRGDPRDALLLPRDPEGRAVPDGGGAIGCSSARRRLQLAELFPGRAVEPVRGNIQTRLRKLDDREEKRFSMLVLAAAGLRRLGLDGRIDRVFSTEEMIPAAGQGILACQGRAGEDYDYLDAVRDRDAEDCARAERSFAAALGGGCALPVAAYAVVEGEALNLTGFYANEAAGSRRRGTLSGPRSDAEGLGRALADRLREGG; this is translated from the coding sequence ATGAGGCGGGTGCGGGTCGGGAGCCGAAAGAGCCCCCTGGCCGTGGCCCAGACCCGGCTGGTGATGGAGGCGGTCCGGGCGCGGCATCCCGATCTGGAGATCGAGCTGGTGACGATTCAGACCACGGGCGACGTCAACATGAAGCCCTTTTCCGAGGCCTCCGACCCCTTCGGCATCAAGGGGCTGTTCACCCAGGAGCTGGAGGAGGCTCTGCTTCGGGGGGAGATCGATTTTGCGGTCCACAGCCTTAAGGACCTGCCGATGAGGCAGGACGAGCGGCTGCCCTTGGTGGCCCTCTCGTGCCGGGGCGATCCCCGCGACGCGCTGCTGCTGCCGCGCGACCCGGAAGGGCGCGCCGTGCCGGACGGAGGCGGGGCGATCGGCTGTTCCTCGGCGCGGCGCCGGCTCCAGCTGGCGGAGCTCTTTCCGGGCCGAGCCGTCGAGCCCGTCCGGGGCAACATCCAGACCCGCCTGCGCAAGCTGGACGATCGGGAGGAAAAACGGTTTTCGATGTTGGTGCTGGCGGCCGCCGGGCTGCGCCGTCTGGGGCTGGATGGCCGTATCGACCGTGTTTTCTCGACTGAGGAGATGATCCCTGCTGCGGGGCAGGGAATCCTGGCCTGTCAGGGGCGTGCCGGTGAGGATTACGACTATCTGGATGCCGTTCGGGACCGGGACGCGGAGGATTGCGCCAGGGCCGAGCGGAGCTTTGCCGCCGCGCTCGGCGGGGGGTGTGCCCTGCCCGTGGCGGCCTACGCGGTCGTGGAGGGGGAGGCTCTGAACCTGACGGGTTTTTACGCGAACGAGGCGGCCGGGTCCCGCCGGAGGGGGACGCTTTCGGGGCCCCGCTCCGATGCCGAGGGGCTGGGCAGGGCCCTTGCGGACCGTCTGCGAGAGGGAGGATAG
- the cobK gene encoding precorrin-6A reductase produces MTGGRLLLFGGTTEAREILAHGIPALCCVATDYGGKLAAETPGAAASGASPEEGTVRVGRLDADGIADLIAAEGVTCVIDATHPYAVEVTRNIRSACDRTGTPLLRVLRDAALAEGAGSEEGVTRVGSCREAAELLDGREGERALLTVGSKELRAFTAVRDYRRRLFARVLPTSEVLRSCEELGFDPAHVIAMQGPFSAEMNGAMLRMTGASLLVTKDGGGPGGMEAKLAGARAAGAEVVLVSRPDDTGCSVGEAVLWARRMLGLRRPPLFPLLRDLEGRTVLVVGGGTVALRRAATLARCGARVRAVSPEFLEASSGPLPGAELLRRPFLPEDLEGAVLAVAATDDREVNRRVGLEARGRGIPVSVADAPGESTFFFPSLVAEGPVAASVSSAGLSCALTRRLSDRLRSVWGAWVAEEKAALERMAPGGTGEGGR; encoded by the coding sequence ATGACCGGCGGGCGTCTGCTTCTGTTCGGCGGGACGACCGAGGCGCGGGAGATCCTCGCGCACGGCATTCCCGCGTTGTGCTGCGTCGCGACGGACTACGGCGGCAAGCTCGCCGCGGAGACCCCGGGGGCCGCAGCCTCCGGCGCCTCGCCCGAGGAGGGCACGGTGCGCGTCGGGCGGCTCGATGCGGATGGCATCGCGGACCTGATCGCCGCGGAGGGCGTCACCTGCGTGATCGACGCGACGCACCCCTACGCCGTGGAGGTCACGAGGAACATCCGGTCGGCCTGCGACCGCACCGGAACGCCCCTGCTCCGCGTGCTGCGGGACGCCGCGCTTGCGGAGGGAGCGGGCTCCGAGGAGGGCGTGACGCGCGTCGGCTCCTGCCGTGAGGCGGCGGAGCTCCTGGACGGCCGGGAGGGGGAGCGTGCCCTGCTGACGGTGGGCAGCAAGGAACTGCGGGCGTTCACGGCGGTTCGGGACTATCGGCGCCGGCTCTTCGCCCGAGTACTCCCCACGTCGGAGGTGCTGCGCTCCTGCGAGGAACTGGGGTTCGACCCCGCGCACGTCATCGCCATGCAGGGCCCCTTCTCCGCGGAGATGAACGGCGCGATGCTGAGGATGACCGGAGCCTCCCTCCTGGTCACCAAGGACGGGGGAGGACCCGGCGGCATGGAGGCGAAGCTGGCCGGCGCCCGCGCCGCGGGGGCCGAGGTGGTCCTGGTGTCGCGTCCGGACGACACGGGCTGCTCGGTGGGCGAGGCGGTGCTGTGGGCCCGTCGGATGCTGGGGCTGAGGCGTCCGCCTCTCTTTCCGCTGCTGCGGGACCTCGAGGGGCGGACCGTGCTCGTGGTCGGGGGAGGGACCGTCGCCCTGCGCAGGGCGGCGACGCTCGCCAGATGTGGGGCCAGGGTCCGGGCGGTGAGCCCGGAGTTTTTGGAGGCGTCTTCCGGACCTCTGCCGGGCGCGGAGCTCCTGCGGCGTCCCTTCTTGCCGGAGGACTTGGAGGGCGCCGTCCTGGCGGTGGCCGCGACGGACGACCGGGAGGTCAACCGCCGGGTGGGGCTGGAGGCACGGGGCCGGGGCATCCCCGTCTCGGTCGCCGATGCGCCGGGGGAGAGCACGTTCTTCTTCCCCTCGCTGGTCGCCGAGGGGCCGGTGGCGGCCTCGGTGTCCAGTGCGGGGCTGTCGTGCGCTCTGACGCGGCGTCTGTCGGACCGGCTGCGGTCGGTCTGGGGGGCGTGGGTTGCCGAGGAGAAGGCCGCTTTGGAGCGCATGGCGCCCGGCGGGACCGGGGAGGGCGGACGATGA
- the cobJ gene encoding precorrin-3B C(17)-methyltransferase, which translates to MIYVVGLGPGRKEEMTGRALAALERCDTIMGYKAYVDLVRQVFPDKDLRASPMKAEVDRCREALELSLAGRTVGLVSSGDPGVYGMAGLMLEVAEGRTDVEVVPGVTAASAAAALLGAPLMHDFAVISLSDLLTPWNLIERRLAAVAAADFVVCLYNPASRGRPMHFQWACDILLKHKAPETVAGWVCNVGREGEHYGITTLGAIRDAELDMFCTAVVGNVGTTVLDGRMVTPRGYRFGTREELE; encoded by the coding sequence ATGATCTACGTGGTCGGCCTGGGGCCGGGCAGAAAAGAGGAGATGACGGGGCGGGCGCTGGCGGCCCTGGAGCGGTGCGACACGATCATGGGCTACAAGGCGTACGTCGATCTCGTCCGGCAGGTCTTTCCGGATAAGGACCTGCGTGCGTCCCCCATGAAGGCCGAGGTCGACCGGTGCCGCGAGGCCCTCGAGCTCTCGCTCGCCGGCCGGACCGTGGGACTGGTCTCCAGCGGGGACCCGGGGGTCTACGGGATGGCGGGGCTGATGCTGGAGGTCGCGGAGGGCCGCACGGACGTGGAGGTCGTCCCGGGCGTGACGGCGGCGAGCGCCGCTGCGGCCCTGCTGGGCGCGCCGCTGATGCACGATTTTGCGGTGATCAGCCTCAGCGACCTGCTGACGCCCTGGAACCTCATCGAGCGGCGCCTGGCGGCGGTGGCGGCGGCGGACTTCGTCGTCTGCCTCTACAACCCCGCGAGCCGTGGCCGGCCGATGCACTTCCAGTGGGCCTGCGACATCCTGTTGAAGCACAAGGCTCCCGAGACCGTGGCCGGCTGGGTGTGCAACGTGGGGCGGGAGGGCGAGCACTACGGCATCACGACCCTCGGGGCGATCCGGGACGCGGAGCTGGATATGTTCTGCACGGCCGTCGTGGGCAACGTCGGCACGACGGTCCTGGACGGCCGGATGGTGACCCCGAGGGGGTACCGGTTCGGCACGAGGGAGGAACTGGAGTGA
- a CDS encoding cobalt-precorrin 5A hydrolase has translation MTEERTVLVAFTRTGASLAARLAEALGGRAFAPARCLVPGVEPLEGTVGAWAEHWFPRAEALVFVCACGIAVRAVAPLVRSKAEDPAVLALDERGRHVVPLLSGHIGGANALARRVAELTGGVAVVTTATDVNGVVAVDEWAVENDCAIENLGAVKHVSAAVLEGRPVGVAVTDQLQPAPWPVTLWLRPRRLVLGTGCKRGADPAAVADAAEAFLEGAGASPLALCAVASIDLKRDEPALIALAEQYGVPFLTFGADELRAVPGRFSASERVRAVTGVDNVCERAAVRAAGNGVLLRSKTVCPGVTFALARRAVREDDIIGRDGEERR, from the coding sequence GTGACGGAGGAGAGGACGGTCCTCGTCGCCTTTACCCGTACCGGAGCCTCGCTGGCCGCCCGCCTGGCGGAGGCGCTGGGGGGGCGTGCCTTTGCCCCCGCACGGTGCCTCGTGCCGGGCGTCGAGCCCTTGGAGGGGACGGTGGGCGCGTGGGCGGAGCATTGGTTCCCCCGGGCGGAGGCCCTGGTGTTCGTCTGTGCCTGCGGCATCGCGGTGCGGGCGGTCGCGCCCCTGGTCCGGAGCAAGGCGGAGGACCCGGCCGTTCTGGCCCTGGACGAGCGGGGCCGGCACGTCGTCCCTCTGCTCTCCGGGCACATCGGCGGGGCCAACGCGCTGGCCCGCCGCGTCGCGGAGCTGACGGGGGGCGTCGCGGTCGTCACCACGGCCACGGACGTCAACGGCGTCGTCGCGGTGGACGAGTGGGCGGTGGAGAACGACTGCGCCATCGAAAACCTCGGGGCCGTCAAGCACGTCTCGGCCGCGGTCCTGGAGGGACGGCCCGTTGGGGTCGCGGTGACGGACCAGCTCCAGCCCGCGCCGTGGCCCGTCACGCTGTGGCTGCGGCCGCGGCGTCTGGTGCTGGGGACGGGCTGCAAGCGGGGCGCCGATCCTGCAGCGGTGGCGGACGCCGCGGAGGCGTTTCTGGAGGGCGCGGGGGCCTCGCCCCTCGCGCTGTGCGCCGTGGCCTCCATCGACCTGAAACGGGACGAGCCCGCGCTGATCGCTTTGGCGGAGCAGTACGGCGTTCCGTTTCTGACCTTCGGTGCGGACGAGCTGAGGGCGGTGCCGGGCCGCTTCTCCGCCTCCGAGCGGGTGCGTGCGGTCACGGGGGTGGACAACGTCTGCGAGCGTGCGGCGGTGCGTGCCGCGGGGAACGGAGTTTTGTTGAGGAGCAAGACCGTCTGTCCGGGGGTGACGTTCGCGCTGGCGCGGCGTGCGGTCCGGGAGGACGATATCATCGGCAGGGATGGGGAGGAGCGGCGATGA